TCAAGTGatgtataattttatttcttaacaaaatattataaaatcatATATAATCGACCATATAACCGAACCATATTACAAAAAAAGGGGACCAAACCATAATAAAATGGTTTGGTTTTGGACCAGATATTACAAAACCGAAAATCGAAAAATCGAATCGTTATAGAGAAAAACCGGACCGAATCGACTGACGTCCACCCATAATTATTAGGGCTCAAAAGTTTACCTAAAAGCTCAAGAAATATACTCTCTCTGCTTCAATTTTACTTGAACTAGAGTTCGAGTTCGAGTCCGATTAGTTTTCTCATCATTTTCTATTAATTAAGTTTATGCCCAGACTTTTGAATCCGAGTATTGATCATATATAAGTTCTAACGATTGATCTATTTTTTGGGAAATGAAATACTACCCTTAGAATATATTGTCTAAAGTACATGCATGTTAATTAATAGATATGATGCGGGATCATGGATCCGCCACATAGTATCCATAGtgtggagacccggacgctaattcgatttttaatcatctttggactaattaatcaattttaataaactgggtctaatttttttttttaaatacaaagcggaaacgtaatgtagaTCAATTCGAAATACATATTTATACAAGTCTTGTATTGTCTAtgagaattcaactaggttcaactatatatCAGTACTGAATTCTAATTTACTTttgagcccggatctccacgctatctagtccagcctcgttctcttcttgaccctgatcctgtcccaccttttgtcatgcacacatacaaacaagacaacagccggataactccggtgagaattatattctcagtataaaccatgtatacatgcaatcataaaaacaatccaaaagcatataacagatattcctaacatgtatcaaaatcagaaacatgaatcaaatattCACCACATGCATTATAATCCTAAACATGAataaatatcaagaataactcatattctaaacatgtatcaTCAtgaggaacataattcaatatcaagcaatgaatcactCTCCGTGATtctcagactcagactcgactaagtcataatctagggatcccgatcggaacaagaacatacacccacctacactcccgatcggggtggtggtatgttcttattcacggactttggctctttccatatcgaacaccagtaatagaagcaactccgattctatccactccgatatagccaaacgtccggtgtcttgacctatccgtcaaagACTTTGGCATTTTCACCAATACACTATCCTGCgacaaagtgcaatgggccagtgacgagtcctcactatccggcctttctgtcacaagatcaaatgtctacgactaggcacatccgcctatgactcaagacatacattgtctataaatccatagacccAAGATATcaatcacattcaattgcaaataacaatgcaataaaataaagtatgtgatttagggatactcgagtcaaacctcactcgagttgtgcaatcccaactcaacattaatttatacatttgtcttcgcggtctgacgaagtcgaagtctcgaagtcaaatctgtccatataaatctgaAATACAATATCACATAGGCACAATCTCAATATGCAACTCAATccaaacataatctgatcaatatatgatcaagatacaatctaatccatatcaacgatattacaatataatcgaagtcactatttaatctgatcaatatcaatccacTGATgcttcgacggtataacaatacagtcccAATAACCCCAGCAatatcaacatcacagatatgaTAACCGAACTCAAAATCAATATGGGTACGagtcataatctcaaaaataacagacattaatctcaaatctgtataatctcgaTTATATcggttctgaaaatcataacaattgcatatatagtctgttcttcaatctgacttcaattatatgatgtctactatatcagaaacaccatatatgattcatattcacttctgacaatatcacaatttcaaatcatgtctaaaagtaacaaaacttacgtcaagttgtagctgtcgtcgctaggaacacggtgctgtattcagattcaaaatcagacgaacGGATTTGGCACGATCGGAATTGAAAATCATCAAGAAGCCAAAGCTTTTCCCGGAACCTTTCCTCGGTTTACTTTCCTTTTGAATGAAGGAAATacgattgtatatatatatatatatacgtgcaTGTGAAGCAAGTGGATCGTTGTGCATACTGCACgtctagcgcatatgcgcgaccaacagcggcgcatatgcgcgagacacaaagtcTCGGCACGTCGTCATCacgacagctcgcgcatatgcgcgccccatcgccgtgcatatgcacgagacctactgtctcgtgcaATGcaactcgcgcacatgcgcgcttCCATCAACTTCTCTGCCATGCGCGCGCAGGTGCGCGGATCACATCGTGTAGGTGCGCCCAACCTTCTGGACTCAATACTCACCTtacgcacagctcgcgcatatgcgcgaggtcttctgccaccCACGCGCTGCGCGGCtccttgtcgcgcatatgcgcgaggtgttctgtcctcgcacaatTTTCGTGTTTTCTCAATCTTTTCCGGTCCGATCATTTTCGTTTATAATCACCTCAATTATTACCGAATCATTTCAAATTACGGTAATCGAATTCTCGGACCTTACACATAGAGAGAATAATccgattattttttaatttttatatagtTTCATATAAAGTTTtccttattttaattttaatctcAATTCATCATGTAAATTAAACTTTGTAATTCGATGACAATTAGTTGGGTGGCTTGTGACATTAATTACAATTCAGGTCCGCGTAAAACGTTCACGTACGAAGTAACAATATAATGGAAAATTCGGCTCTGGCCTTAACCCTAACTTCATAGCCAACGACTATAATTGATTCGGGGTTATGAGTTTCGATTGGCATCACGATCCTACAACTAGGGCAATTCCTTTATTGTAGGGTTGGATTTTTCCAATATAATCACAATTATGTTGGATGTAATAATTATCTTTGATATGTAGAGCAACCGAAACATGATATTCGAGCTGCTATAAGGTTTAAAATATCTGAGTCGTATCGTTGCCATCAGTTATAACTTTTGATAAAGTGACAATCGCTCGGTACATAGTCAAAGTCACATGTttattctcattgattgcaagtaGTGCAATAATTGAGAGTAGATTGTTGAGTGTAATAATTATCCTTACCGGATAAAACAATCGAAACGTGGTGATTGAGTTGTTGtacaatttaaaagatttaaatcaCACAGTTACCACCGActataatttttggtaaaataataAACGTTGAATCCTGCAAATTATATCCTTTCATATTTATATGATCATCATTATATAGTAATCGACCAATAGTTTAGAATGTCATGGTTCAgtgacaaaattttaaaaatccaaaagattattataaaaataataaaatttaaaataacaaattttaCTTAGATAATTATGTTGATTAactatcaatttttttaaagaaaaaattgtatatctaaaatttaaattttacatATTTTGTAAACTTTTTTAGACAAAAACTACTTGATATTATATGTAAACGAACAATGATTCGTACACGTAAAACACAACATGAAGATattctttaaaaataaataaataaataacttgaataaaaataaaaattactaatatatattttaaaaaatcgaaGTGGCTACTCAGAATAtcacattacatttctccccatcATTTTCTTTATAAAACAAACACAGAAACAGCCATTTCTCTTCCAACATAACATAAAACCTCCATTTCAACAAATCCAAGAAAAAAGCGCTCCCAAAATTCCATCTCGCTGCGCAAACATTGTGGCCTAGCTGTTGTTCTTGGATCCTGAGATTCTGGCTTTCTTAATAATATTATATCCCCTATAATTAAACCACCTTTATTAACTAAAATCATATAGCCCACAAAACATGATCTCGTGTTCCTCCCAATACTGCTTCGAGTAATCTGTGCGTGGCAGCATAGTTTTGTTTATCTGTAATGCCTGTTCGTCCATGGCGGCCCCGCCttctcttctttttcttctcttcttttctctcaTTCTTCTATTTTTCGCCATCTTTGGCAATCAATCCACAGGGTGAATCTCTTCTTTATTGGAAGAGAAGCTTTAATGCATCGGCGGAGGCGTTGAGTGATTGGGATTCGACAGATGAAACTCCATGTCGATGGTCTGGTGTAACCTGCAACTTCAAGAATGAAGTTGTGGAGATAAACTTGAGGTACATTGACTTGCATGGAAATGTTCCTGAtaatttcacttctttggagTACTCTTTAGCTAAACTTGTCCTGTCGGGGACGAATCTAACCGGTTCGATCCCTGAGGGAATCAGCAATCTTCAAGAATTGAGGGTTCTGGATTTGAGTGACAATAAGATATATGGCGAAATACCGGGTTTTATCTGTCACTTGCCTAAACTGGAGCAGCTTTATCTCAACACAAATCTGTTGGCGGGCTCAATTCCAGGCGAAATCGGGAACCTGACAGCCCTGGTTGAGTTGATCATATATGATAATCAGCTCAGCGGGGAGATTCCAGGCAGCATTGGAAATTTGAAGAATCTTGAAGTGATTAGAGCTGGTGGGAACAAGAATCTTGGAGGTTCTATCCCTCAAGAAATCGGAAACTGCACAAATTTAATATTGGTAGGCCTGGCTGAAACCAGCATTTCTGGGTTTCTTCCTACTTCCATTGGCATGCTGAAAGAGCTCCAGACTCTTGCCGTGTATACAGCTCTTCTTTCAGGACAAATTCCTCCAGAACTCGGTGATTGTGCTGCGCTGCGGAATGTTTATCTCTATCAAAACACACTCACCGGCTCGATCCCGACTAAACTTGGAAGGCTGCAGAATTTGGAGAATCTCTTGCTGTGGCAGAACAATTTGGTCGGCACAATTCCTCCAGAGCTTGGAAACTGTAATAAATTACAAGTGATTGATGCTTCGATGAATTCTTTAACCGGTGGGATTCCAGAATCTTTTGGGAATTTGACCCTGTTGCAGGAGTTGCAGCTGAGCGTGAATCAAATTTCCGGCACGATTCCGGTTGGGCTTGGGAATTGCCGAGCTCTGACTGATATTGAGCTCGATAACAATCAAGTAACTGGAACAATTCCTGCAGAATTCGGGAATCTGATAAATTTGACTATTTTGTTTCTATGGCAAAATCGTTTGGAGGGGAATATTCCTCCATCTTTATCTTCTTGTAAGAACCTGGAAGCTATTGACTTGTCGCAGAATGGATTGACAGGTCCGGTACCGAGCAGTATTTTTGGATTACCGAATCTAAACAAGTTGTTACTGCTGTCAAATAATCTTTCTGGTTCTATACCACCTGAAATTGGGAATTGTTCTTCGCTGATTCGGTTCCGAGCGAAGTAACAATATGCTGAGCGGGAATCTGCCCCCGGATATTGGGAGGTTGAAGAATTTGAATTTCTTGGATCTTGGAATCAATAGGCTTTCCGGGATTGTGCCAGTTGAGATATCTGGTTGCCAAAATCTCACTTTTCTTGATTTACATTCTAATTCGATAACTGGGAACTTGCCGGATGATTTGAATCGGCTTGTTACTCTACAGTTTCTTGATGTTTCTGATAATCTCATTGAAGGCACTTTGAATCCAAGTCTTGGTTCATTGATTTCACTCACCAAGCTCATTCTCGGGAAGAACAGGCTATCTGGTTCGATCCCTAGTGAACTAGGTTCGTGTTCTAAGCTTCAGATGCTTGATTTAAGCAGCAATGAGTTAGAGGGTAATATTCCGGGGAGTCTAGGGAAGATTCCTGCATTGGAAATTGCTTTAAATTTGAGCTGTAATAGACTTTCGGGTTGGATCCCAAAGGAGTTCGCCGAGTTGGACAGGCTTGGAGTGTTGGACATTTCTCACAACCAACTCTCCGGGGACCTACGTTATCTAGCCGCTCTTCAGAATCTTGTGGTTCTAAATGTATCATACAACAATTTCTCCGGACAATTGCCAAACACGCAGTTTTTCGCCAAGCTGCCACTCAGCGTCCTAGCTGGCAACCCCGACTTGTGCTTTTCAGGCAACAAACAGTGCTCGGGTAATGAGGGTGCGGCTGCCAGGCACAAGAAGTCCGCAAGGGTGGCGATGGTGGTGTTGATTTGTACGGCCTGCTTGTTGATGTTGGCCGCTCTCTACATCATCCTCGGGGGCAGGATGCGCGGTCACGGGCCCCACGAGTGCGATTTGGACAACAGGGAAGATGTAGATTTAGAGGGTCCGTGGGAGGTCACATTGTATCAAAAGTTCAATTTATCTATCAACGACGTTGTAAAATCTTTAACATCTATTAACCTAATTGGTCATGGTCAATCAGCCATAGTATATCGAGCAGTAACCCAGTCCGGAACCATCATCGCAGTTAAAAGATTTCGAGCATCCGAGAAGTACTCATCATCCACATTCTCATCCGAGATCACGACACTAGCTCGTATTCGACACAGAAACATAGTTAGACTTCTAGGTTGGGCGTCCAACAGGAAGACCAAACTTCTGTTCTACGACTACTTGCATAACGGTACATTAGGCGACTTGTTACACGAGGGGCAAGGGGACAAGATCGAATGGGAGATCCGATTCAAGATAGCGTTAGGAGTTGCCGAGGGCTTGGCCTACTTGCATTGCGATTGCAGGCCACCTATCCTACATCGAGATGTGAAGACACAAAACATACTCTTGGGGGAAAGATATGAGCCATGCTTAGCTGATTTTGGACTAGCAAGGTTTGTTGAAGATGAAAATGCTGCGTTAGCAGCATATCCCCAACTAGCTGGATCATATGGATATTTTGCTCCTGGTAAATTTCTCTATCACTGTTCCCTATTTTGCTCAAAAAACCATGCACTTATTATTTGTGATTTTACACTTTATGAATTATTgaaatacattttatttttcacaGTATAATCTGTCAGTTTCATATAGTACTGAACATATAATTGGCAGCAGAGATCATTTCAGTTATAATAATTGCTTAATAATAAAATGTGGTTGGAAACTTCTTTGGATATTACATGTAATTGTGTTTCCATCTTATGCTTGCTAATTGTGGGGACTTATGCATGTGAAGTCATGTGATTGCTTCAACTTTATCCTAATTAATTTGTCTTTATATATTTGTCCCCTACTATGATATGATGCCCCAACGAGTTCACCAAGAAATTTTATTTCCAACCATGTCAGATTGATAAGTTGTGTCCTTTTGAACTtcgcagagcatgcttccatggtAAAAATCACAGAAAAGAGCGACGTATATAGTTACGGTGTCGTGCTGTTGGAGATTATAACCGGGAAAAAACCGATCGACCCCTCGTTGGGAGAGGGACAGCACTTGATTCAATGGATAAGAGACCACTTAAGGGATAAAAAGGACCCAGTCGATCTCGTTGATCAAAACCTCCAAGGCCATCCGGACACACAAATACAAGAAATGCTCCAAGCTCTCGGGATCGCGCTCCTATGCACGAGTAATCGTCAAGGGGATCGTCCCACGATGAAAGATGTTGTTGCGTTGTTGAAGGAGATCAAGCACGAGCAAGTAACGGGAGGCGATCAAACTCAGAAGCCCGCCAGTAAATCGTCGAACAATTGCGAGGTTTCGTCGTTTTCTTCCTCGTCTGTGACACCGGCTCAATTGTTGCTTCTCCAAGTGTCATCTAATTGCTCCCTGGCTTACTCCTCTTCTTCCACAAATTACAATGGGAATCAATAAAATACTGTTAGATGCAATGCATTAATGAATAGTGGTGACAGTTTGTGCTTGAACTTGTATAGAGTAATTAGGATAATTGATTTGGTTAAAGGAAAAATTTATCCTTCTTTGTATCCCAAAACAGTGCAAAATCAGAAGGATTTTACTAACTTCAAAGTCAATATTTGCTCCTTAAGACTTGTATTTGATCAGAAACTACGGTGATTATATATATGCATAATTCATTAAtttctgtataatttttttttaaaaaaatgtgtatcttaaattttagaattttgtttttgaaaattataatcACACTCCTGAATGTCTCGAATCATTCATTCTATCAATTTTCGATCCATATCCAACTcagctaaaaaaaaaaaaaggattgtGATTGTCTCAAGGGTAGCTTGAATGGTAGGGCGTAGTGAGCCCCTACCAAAATGCCAGAGGTTCAATCCATATCTGTTTATGTCATCCCAATTTTGGTTGTCACACCACCAAAAAGTCAGGAGTTTAATCCATATTTGCCTCTATCATCTCAATTTTGAGCTACTACACGGGGGTTTATCGACTCAGCGTGGTTTACAAGGTGCTGCATTGATCATGTGGGTTTACTCAGAACGTGACAAAAGTACTTAACGTGATTTGCAAGCTATTCTTTTGATCTTTTGAGTTTACTCAGAGTACAACAAAAATAACGGTTGTAGAAAAAATAAGATGCTAtacatacatgtatatattgtttggtGGAATAAGCTATGTTCAATCATTTCATCATAGGGATGCTTGATGTGACGGATAAATGCCTCATATTTGTACTTACTATCGAATTAAATGCATTTCGTTATAATATATAATGAATTTTATCCCCATTGAAGACTATTTATAATGAAGTTAAATGTGGTAGTTCGAGTGGGGAATCAAGGCGATGATAGATCTCTTATGATATGCAaccatatttaaaaaatttgtggCCACAATTCTTATATGGTCTCAAAGtttcaatattatatatgtcacATTCCAACTTCTCGGTCATCGCCTAAATGCGATACAAGTACAATAACTTTATCTCGATTGTAGAAATAATTCACATAAATTACTTGgtaataaatttatataagaGTGTGCAATCATCCCAATCGTGCATGACCTGATGTACCCTTCTTCGTAGATGAAACCCATCAGTTGTGTCAAGACATCGATGTTAGAGAAGGTATCTTAAAAATCAACTTGTGGTTTAAACTTTATTGATTATTATGTaaaaataatctttattttaataatattttacggtttATCCAATATGACATTTATTTATCTATGTACTCATGCAAAATGCATAGCTTTTAATATGTAAATAGTACCATGAGTTATGCTTCTCAACGTAAGATcgtgaaactcattaggaagtgtgttgtatattctaaacatatTCCTAGTCAAATGAGACacctaaaataaagataaatgcCGCTTGAGTTTGAGACTAGACTATCCAAGTGGctatcacttatcgagtgaaatAGTCTGCAGTTATAGTTGTACACAATTAGTCCTTTGACCTGGAAACAACATAGAAGCTTCATGTACTGGCATGAATTTTAATCTATTTAGTGACATTGATAATCATCATGTGACGAGGTTaagtgtagtttcgaaatacttAGGAGCCAATACATTATA
This is a stretch of genomic DNA from Primulina eburnea isolate SZY01 chromosome 11, ASM2296580v1, whole genome shotgun sequence. It encodes these proteins:
- the LOC140805073 gene encoding LOW QUALITY PROTEIN: uncharacterized protein (The sequence of the model RefSeq protein was modified relative to this genomic sequence to represent the inferred CDS: deleted 1 base in 1 codon), whose translation is MPVRPWRPRLLFFFFSSFLSFFYFSPSLAINPQGESLLYWKRSFNASAEALSDWDSTDETPCRWSGVTCNFKNEVVEINLRYIDLHGNVPDNFTSLEYSLAKLVLSGTNLTGSIPEGISNLQELRVLDLSDNKIYGEIPGFICHLPKLEQLYLNTNLLAGSIPGEIGNLTALVELIIYDNQLSGEIPGSIGNLKNLEVIRAGGNKNLGGSIPQEIGNCTNLILVGLAETSISGFLPTSIGMLKELQTLAVYTALLSGQIPPELGDCAALRNVYLYQNTLTGSIPTKLGRLQNLENLLLWQNNLVGTIPPELGNCNKLQVIDASMNSLTGGIPESFGNLTLLQELQLSVNQISGTIPVGLGNCRALTDIELDNNQVTGTIPAEFGNLINLTILFLWQNRLEGNIPPSLSSCKNLEAIDLSQNGLTGPVPSSIFGLPNLNKLLLLSNNLSGSIPPEIGNCSSLIRFRASNNMLSGNLPPDIGRLKNLNFLDLGINRLSGIVPVEISGCQNLTFLDLHSNSITGNLPDDLNRLVTLQFLDVSDNLIEGTLNPSLGSLISLTKLILGKNRLSGSIPSELGSCSKLQMLDLSSNELEGNIPGSLGKIPALEIALNLSCNRLSGWIPKEFAELDRLGVLDISHNQLSGDLRYLAALQNLVVLNVSYNNFSGQLPNTQFFAKLPLSVLAGNPDLCFSGNKQCSGNEGAAARHKKSARVAMVVLICTACLLMLAALYIILGGRMRGHGPHECDLDNREDVDLEGPWEVTLYQKFNLSINDVVKSLTSINLIGHGQSAIVYRAVTQSGTIIAVKRFRASEKYSSSTFSSEITTLARIRHRNIVRLLGWASNRKTKLLFYDYLHNGTLGDLLHEGQGDKIEWEIRFKIALGVAEGLAYLHCDCRPPILHRDVKTQNILLGERYEPCLADFGLARFVEDENAALAAYPQLAGSYGYFAPEHASMVKITEKSDVYSYGVVLLEIITGKKPIDPSLGEGQHLIQWIRDHLRDKKDPVDLVDQNLQGHPDTQIQEMLQALGIALLCTSNRQGDRPTMKDVVALLKEIKHEQVTGGDQTQKPASKSSNNCEVSSFSSSSVTPAQLLLLQVSSNCSLAYSSSSTNYNGNQ